The Candidatus Sulfotelmatobacter sp. region CGATCTGCCCGGCGCTTTCAGTGCGGTGGCGCGGCAGTATGCGCGAAACAACGGCGCGACGATTTGGGGGTGCAAGTCGCCGAGCTATTACGACTGCATGACGGACCTGGCCGATTGGTTTCCGCAGGCAAAGTTTATTGTAATCTGGCGCGATCCGGCGGAAGTTTTGCGGAGCATTGTTCGTGCCGCGGAGAAGTCTCCCTGGTTTGCGCGACAGGGAATGGATTTGCGGGCGCTGCTCGGTTATCGCCGAATGAAGCAAGAGGCGGACGAACTGGCGCGGCGTGGGGCAGCGATTCATCAGTTGCAGTATGACGATCTGGTCCGCGATCCCGCAATGTCGATCACGGCCATCTGTGACTTCATTGGCATCCGGTTCGACTCGCGGATGGCATCGCTCGAGGGAGCGGATCGCTCGGCCTTATATAACGGCGATCATCATTCCGGGGTTAAGAGCTCGAGCATTGTGGCCAAGCGCGATCGCCCGGAGGTTCTCTCTTCCGCGCTAAAAAGCAAAATAGAGCGTTACGTCGCATTCTGGCGGAAGGAGTCGGGAGGAAGCTGGCCGATCGTGGCGACCGCCAAGGAATGTGCGAGACCAGCTTCCTGGCTCGAGCGTACGGTCGATCGAGTCCGGCACAGGGCCTTGCGCAGCTTGGATCTGATTGTTCCTTTCGCATATGCCTTTGTGCCTATAGCGGCTTGGCAAAGTTACCGTCAAGTGAAGTCGCGGTACCAAAGAGTTGCAGCTAAGCCGTAGCGTCAGCTCAGTAACCCAGGCGATAGTTCCCCCAAACTATTCATTCTAAAAGATGTATAGCAGCCATTGTTTTGGCGGATTGGACCCTCACATGCACAGCTACTGCCGAACGTCTCCCTCCCCAACTTTCACTAAGGAGCTTTCCGCCTTGACTCATCGAGCCAAGTTGCTGGCATTTCTCGCATGTGCGTTCACGCTGCTTTGCGGCTATGGGTTTGGCCAGGGAACACTGAGCACGTATACCGGCCTGAATACAGTTGCGGACCGCATCAACTCGACGGCTGCCCCGGACCCGACCATCGCGGTCGGGCTCTACGACTATTGCGAGCACGTCAACAGTGGCTACCAGTGCTGGTACAAGAGCGGAGTCAATGCCAATCAGCCGGTGAATTTTCTAGGGAATACGAATGTAAAGTCCGATGCTGGGCCGTGGAGCCAGAACGGCAACAATTCCGGCCACACCACGCACTGCCCGACGGCTTACAGCCCGAACTCGCAACTGCTGCACGACAACGTCTACAACTTGTGGATCATGGAGAAGCGAATCACGGCTTCAGGCGGCGGCCATAACTACATGTGCGTGGCCATTAGCAACGTTGAAGATGTTTCGTCAACTTCTCCTGCATTTGCCTGGTTTGCTTTCGAATTCGATCTGGATACGGTTATCCCGACGAATTCGCACGGGAATTTCTACTATCCCGATTATCCGCAGACCGGATTGTGGCAAAGCTCCACTACGACCACGCCGCCCTACACGGCAGCGACCGATCAGGCGATGTGGATCACTTACGATCTGCAAGATGTCAACAACGCCGACAATATCAACGGAGTGCTGGTGTGCGCGGTGGACTTAGCCGGACTGCGCGCCAGCACGTCGAATCCGTATGTTAACAACTCGAAGACGCCTGCCTGCACAGTAGCGCATCCACTCACCACGTTCAACCAGCGGCGCAGTTGGGTGCCGGCCAATAACTCCGACACGACTCCGCCGATCTCGGCGGACGGAGAAATGTTTACCTACATGATCGAGCCTCCGAAAGATGGCGCGAGCTATTTGACCGATCCGAATCATACCCAGGGCGTCGAACAGTGGACGATCAATTGGAGTGCGACGACCCCGACGCCAACCTTCGTCACCAGCTGGGATCTTCCATCCACGCAGCCGGCCGGCGATCAGTTGGGTTGTTTTGAAGCGAACAATTACTACAATACGGTTTGCATTCCGCAGCCTTCCACGGCGAGCACTGGCATCGTGATCGATTCTGTGGCCGACCGCATGCAGCAGTTCTTCCACTACACCGCCAAAGGCGGGCAGGGCAGCGTATGGACCTCCGCGCATGCCCTTCAAATCGTTCCCAGCAACCGGCAGCTTACGCAAACCGAAGCCGACGTGCGTGTTCTGCAAAGGAATGCCGCCGCTCCGCAAACTGTATATGTTTCCGCCGACTATCAAATCGTGGATCCGTCCAACTCGACTCTCTATACTTATCTGCCCAGCATCGTCCGGGATAAAGCCGGCAACCTGCAAGGCATACTGCAAATTTCGGGAAGCGGGACATCTCAGCATCCGGGACTGGATAGCTTGAATTTCAATCCGGGCACGTTGCAGGGGAGCAGTTGGGGATACATCGCCAGTCCTGTTACTGACGGCGACGCCGAAGATACCGACAGTTTGGGATATCGCTGGGGCGACTGGTCCAGCGGAGTGCTCGATCCGAGCGACTCTTGCACGGTTTGGGTCGCAGGAGAATACCTGCCGAGCAACCGGACCACAGAACCGTGGTGGTACACGGAAATGGCGAAGCTGCCTCCGGCGAGTACCTGCGCGGGCGGGCCGGTATTGCTATCGAATGTCGCCTTCAATTTCGGAAGTCAGCAAGTGGATGTGAAGAGTACGGCACTGGTAGAAACGGTCACCAACAATCAGGCGGTGGCTCTGAATATCACGGGCATCTCGACGGGCGGCGGAGTCTTTAGCCAGACCAACACCTGTCAAGCGGCAGTGGCTCCGGGGGGAAACTGCACGATCAGTGTGTACTTCACTCCGTCGGCCGTGGGCGCGGCAACGGGCACACTCACGATTACCGACGATGCCAGCACGAGCCCGCAGATGGTGGCACTTGGGGGGACGGGTGTTTCCTCTATGGCGTCGATCTCTATTTCGCCGACCAACCTGGTTTTTGGCAATCAGGTCATCAACACTTCGAGCGCCGGCCAGAAAATTACGGTCACCAATAACGGCTCTGCGAATATCACGGTGAATTCTGTGATGCCGAGCGGCGGCTATACCAAGACGGACAATTGCACGGGTGTAACGCTCACGGCGAGTCAGACTTGTACGATTACGGCCAGCTTTGCGCCGGTAGTCACTGGATCGGCGCCCGGTACGATCACGATTAACGACACCGCGCCGGGTTCGCCCCACATCGTAACCATGAGCGGGATAGGACAGACGGACCTTACATTCTCTGCAAATATAACTTTTCCCGCCACGAATGTGGGCAGTTCCAGTGCCGCAGAGACGATGACGCTGACCAACAATCAGAGCAAGACTTTGACCTTTACGTTCACGACCAGCGGAGATTTTTCGGCCGTGGGCAGCGGGTCGACGCCGTGCAACGGGACGCTGGCGGCGAAGGCCAAATGTTCTTTTTCCGTAACCTTTACGCCTACCTACTCCGGCACGATCAAAGGCGCCTTGACCGTTACGAGCAACGCGCCGGAGAGCCCCGCGTTCGGCGGCTTTACCGGAACCGGACAGAACGGCTCCGCGGTGCCGTTGACCTTCAGCCCGTCAAACCTCAACTTTGGCAATATTATTTTGAATAGCACGTCGAGCAAAGTCGTCACTATTAAGAACGTGAGCACAGCAACGGTAAACCTCACCAGCGTGACCGGAAGCGGCTCATATACAGTGACCCCGAGCGGTACATCACCCTGCGGCGGAGCGTTGAGCACGGGCAAGTCATGCACCGTGACCGTTACGTTCAAGCCGCTGGTGGCGGGCGGCACGCTCGCAGGCATTACCGTAATCGACAACGCTGCGATCAGCCCGCAAGTGCTGAACGCCGCAGGCACCGGCATTGAGCCGGTAAAAATGTCTCCCGCGACGCTCGCCTTTGGAACGGTGGCAGTAGGGAGCACGAGTGCGGTTCAGGTAATCACAGTCACCAACTACGAGACCACCGCGCTTCCCATTACCAGCATCGTGGCCAGCGGCGACTATATCTATACCAGCGGCGGAGCAATTCCGTGCGGCACGAGCGTTCCGGCGAACGGAATTTGCACTCTTGGAGTGGAGTTCAGTCCAACCAACACCGGATCGATCAACGGCGACCTTACATTCAGCTACTCCGCGGTTTCTTCCCCGCAAGTGGTGACCTTATCGGGCACCGGTCAATAGGCTGCAAGCTGGGTTGTTGAAAAAGCTGGTTTGAAGAAAAATCGATGTGAAGGCTGCGTGGTGTGCTTCTAATTTGAAGCGCATCCGCAGCCTTTTTTCTTGGTCGTAAACCTCATGCTTCAGCGGAGCTTTCGCCGGCAAGTTTCTTGAGCAACTCGAGAACAGGCCTTTGGCTCTCCAGCAGTCCAGCTTCGAGTTCATCCAGCGTCATCCAGCGCGGCGATCCTTCCCAGGAACCCTCCAACACGCCAATGGCTTCGGCCTCAAACACTGAGATGTCGCAAGGCACGTCCACCGTGCTGCGATAGCGTAATCTCAGCTCCTCTTTGGTGAGGCTCAATCCAGTCTCTTCCAGAACCTCACGCTGAACAGTCTTCTCTTCCGCTTCTTTCCACCCGGCTATGCCTCCCGGTAAGGAAAGGCCGCGTCCATCGTTGCGCTGGATGACCAGGAAAGTCTGATCACGGCGGATGATGGCGATGGATGCGCGGAGTGTGCCGAATATCGGCAGGCAGCGATAGGCAAGGAAGCAAGTTCGAGCGACGATCCAGAACAGCCGGCGCTTCAGGTGGCTCAGCACAGGTTGGTCAGCACGGCAGACAACTGAAGTCTAGCACGCAAGCTTTCCGAGCGGGCCGGTTAGGTTGGAGCGGTAGCGATGAATATGCGCAAACAAAAAGAGCCCGCATCGTTTCGATACGGGCTCTTTCTTCGTCACGCAACGAGAGGGTTGCGATCTTGGATTGGGATCTTGTACCGGCGGGTCTGGACCGGCGATCCCGGCCCGGTCGTCCGTTTTCAGTGCATCACTACCGGCTTAATGCCCACGGGAACGATTCGTCCGGAGATGGAAACCGGCGCGTTGGCAATGGTTATGTCTTGATACGTTGACCATTGCGAGCCAACGGTCTGGGTCGCCGTGGTGCATGAGCCGTTAGCGCAACTTTGCGAAGCGTCCCACATGAT contains the following coding sequences:
- a CDS encoding NUDIX domain-containing protein, giving the protein MLSHLKRRLFWIVARTCFLAYRCLPIFGTLRASIAIIRRDQTFLVIQRNDGRGLSLPGGIAGWKEAEEKTVQREVLEETGLSLTKEELRLRYRSTVDVPCDISVFEAEAIGVLEGSWEGSPRWMTLDELEAGLLESQRPVLELLKKLAGESSAEA
- a CDS encoding sulfotransferase, with the translated sequence MSTATVNGERTATAHDMSANKAAVQSPEMSAGPVFVVGMWRSGTSLLYALLNQHPQIGLMYESDLALLSPLFLLPRKSSWWLKKVDSWNGVLTRHKIDPSLIAENIGDLPGAFSAVARQYARNNGATIWGCKSPSYYDCMTDLADWFPQAKFIVIWRDPAEVLRSIVRAAEKSPWFARQGMDLRALLGYRRMKQEADELARRGAAIHQLQYDDLVRDPAMSITAICDFIGIRFDSRMASLEGADRSALYNGDHHSGVKSSSIVAKRDRPEVLSSALKSKIERYVAFWRKESGGSWPIVATAKECARPASWLERTVDRVRHRALRSLDLIVPFAYAFVPIAAWQSYRQVKSRYQRVAAKP
- a CDS encoding choice-of-anchor D domain-containing protein; translation: MTHRAKLLAFLACAFTLLCGYGFGQGTLSTYTGLNTVADRINSTAAPDPTIAVGLYDYCEHVNSGYQCWYKSGVNANQPVNFLGNTNVKSDAGPWSQNGNNSGHTTHCPTAYSPNSQLLHDNVYNLWIMEKRITASGGGHNYMCVAISNVEDVSSTSPAFAWFAFEFDLDTVIPTNSHGNFYYPDYPQTGLWQSSTTTTPPYTAATDQAMWITYDLQDVNNADNINGVLVCAVDLAGLRASTSNPYVNNSKTPACTVAHPLTTFNQRRSWVPANNSDTTPPISADGEMFTYMIEPPKDGASYLTDPNHTQGVEQWTINWSATTPTPTFVTSWDLPSTQPAGDQLGCFEANNYYNTVCIPQPSTASTGIVIDSVADRMQQFFHYTAKGGQGSVWTSAHALQIVPSNRQLTQTEADVRVLQRNAAAPQTVYVSADYQIVDPSNSTLYTYLPSIVRDKAGNLQGILQISGSGTSQHPGLDSLNFNPGTLQGSSWGYIASPVTDGDAEDTDSLGYRWGDWSSGVLDPSDSCTVWVAGEYLPSNRTTEPWWYTEMAKLPPASTCAGGPVLLSNVAFNFGSQQVDVKSTALVETVTNNQAVALNITGISTGGGVFSQTNTCQAAVAPGGNCTISVYFTPSAVGAATGTLTITDDASTSPQMVALGGTGVSSMASISISPTNLVFGNQVINTSSAGQKITVTNNGSANITVNSVMPSGGYTKTDNCTGVTLTASQTCTITASFAPVVTGSAPGTITINDTAPGSPHIVTMSGIGQTDLTFSANITFPATNVGSSSAAETMTLTNNQSKTLTFTFTTSGDFSAVGSGSTPCNGTLAAKAKCSFSVTFTPTYSGTIKGALTVTSNAPESPAFGGFTGTGQNGSAVPLTFSPSNLNFGNIILNSTSSKVVTIKNVSTATVNLTSVTGSGSYTVTPSGTSPCGGALSTGKSCTVTVTFKPLVAGGTLAGITVIDNAAISPQVLNAAGTGIEPVKMSPATLAFGTVAVGSTSAVQVITVTNYETTALPITSIVASGDYIYTSGGAIPCGTSVPANGICTLGVEFSPTNTGSINGDLTFSYSAVSSPQVVTLSGTGQ